The Brachyhypopomus gauderio isolate BG-103 chromosome 2, BGAUD_0.2, whole genome shotgun sequence genome contains a region encoding:
- the ctnnb2 gene encoding catenin, beta 2, whose amino-acid sequence MATQSDLMELDMAMEQDRKAAVSHWQQQSYLDSGIHSGATTTAPSLSGKGNPEEEDLDNQVLYDWDQGFSQPFTPEQVADMDGQYAMTRAQRVRAAMFPETLDEGMQVPSTQFDSANPTNVQRLAEPSQMLKHAVVNLINYQDDAELATRAIPELTKLLNDEDQVVVNKASVMVHQLSKKEASRHAIMRSPQMVSAIVRTMQNTADVETARCTAGTLHNLSHHREGLLAIFKSGGIPALVKMLGSPVDSVLFYAITTLHNLLLHQEGAKMAVRLAGGLQKMVALLNKTNVKFLAITTDCLQILAYGNQESKLIILASGGPQALVNIMRTYTYEKLLWTTSRVLKVLSVCSSNKPAIVEAGGMQALGLHLTDPSQRLVQNCLWTLRNLSDAATKQEGMEGLLGTLVQLLGSDDINVVTCAAGILSNLTCNNYKNKMMVCQVGGIEALVRTVLRAGDREDITEPAVCALRHLTSRHQDAEMAQNAVRLHYGLPVVVKLLHPPSHWPLIKATVGLIRNLALCPANHAPLREQGAIPRLVQLLVRAHQDTQRRTSMGGTQQQFVEGVRMEEIVEGCTGALHILARDVHNRLVIRGLNTIPLFVQLLYSPIENIQRVAAGVLCELAQDKEAAEAIEAEGATAPLTELLHSRNEGVATYAAAVLFRMSEDKPQDYKKRLSVELTSSLFRTEPMAWNETGDIGLDIGAQGDPVGYRPDDPSYRSFHSGYGQDGLGMDGMLEHELAGHHPGPDYPVEGLPDLGHSQDLMDGLPPTDSNQLAWFDTDL is encoded by the exons ATGGCTACCCAGT CTGATCTGATGGAGCTGGACATGGCTATGGAGCAGGACCGCAAGGCGGCGGTCAGCCACTGGCAGCAGCAGTCTTACCTGGACTCTGGGATCCACTCTGGGGCCACCACCACCGCGCCCTCGCTCTCCGGCAAGGGCAACCCCGAGGAGGAAGACCTGGACAACCAGGTGCTGTACGACTGGGACCAGGGCTTCAGCCAGCCCTTCACCCCAGAGCAAGTGGCAG ATATGGACGGGCAGTACGCCATGACGCGCGCCCAGCGCGTGCGAGCCGCCATGTTCCCGGAGACGCTGGACGAGGGCATGCAGGTGCCCTCCACCCAGTTCGACTCCGCCAACCCCACCAACGTGCAGCGGCTCGCCGAACCCTCCCAGATGCTCAAGCACGCCGTCGTCAACCTGATCAACTACCAGGACGATGCCGAGCTGGCCACACGGGCCATCCCGGAGCTGACCAAACTCCTCAACGATGAGGACCAG gtggtggtgaacaAGGCGTCCGTGATGGTGCACCAACTGTCGAAGAAGGAGGCGTCGCGCCACGCCATCATGCGCTCCCCGCAGATGGTGTCAGCCATCGTGCGGACCATGCAGAACACGGCCGACGTGGAGACGGCCCGCTGCACCGCCGGGACGCTGCACAACCTGTCCCACCACCGGGAGGGCCTGCTGGCCATCTTCAAGTCCGGGGGCATCCCCGCCCTCGTCAAGATGTTGGG ATCTCCGGTGGACAGCGTGCTTTTCTACGCCATCACCACCCTACACAACCTCCTGCTACACCAGGAAGGAGCAAAGATGGCCGTCCGCCTGGCCGGAGGCCTCCAGAAGATGGTGGCCCTCCTCAACAAGACCAATGTCAAGTTCCTCGCCATCACCACAGACTGCCTACAGATCCTGGCCTATGGGAACCAGGAGAGCAAG CTGATCATCCTAGCGAGCGGCGGTCCCCAGGCCTTGGTGAACATCATGCGGACTTACACGTACGAGAAGCTGCTGTGGACCACCAGCCGCGTGCTCAAAGTGCTCTCCGTTTGCTCCAGCAACAAACCCGCCATCGTGGAGGCCG gagGCATGCAGGCGCTCGGCCTTCACCTCACCGATCCCAGCCAGCGTCTGGTACAGAACTGCCTCTGGACGCTCCGCAACCTGTCGGACGCAGCCACCAAGCAG GAGGGCATGGAGGGTCTCCTCGGCACCCTGGTGCAGCTGCTCGGCTCGGACGACATCAACGTGGTGACGTGCGCCGCTGGCATCCTGTCCAACCTCACCTGCAACAACTACAAGAACAAGATGATGGTGTGTCAGGTGGGCGGGATCGAGGCGCTGGTGCGCACCGTCCTGCGAGCCGGGGACCGCGAGGACATCACCGAGCCAGCCGTCTGCGCCCTCCGCCACCTCACCTCCAGGCACCAGGATGCAGAGATGGCCCAGAATGCTGTGCGGCTCCACTACGGCCTCCCCGTGGTGGTGAAGCTGCTACACCCGCCCTCTCACTGGCCCCTCATTAAG GCCACGGTTGGTCTGATCCGTAACCTAGCGCTGTGTCCGGCCAATCATGCGCCGCTGCGCGAGCAGGGAGCCATCCCCCGATTGGTCCAGCTGCTGGTGAGGGCGCACCAGGACACCCAGAGACGCACCTCCATGGGAGGCACCCAGCAGCAGTTTGTG gagGGGGTCCGGATGGAGGAGATCGTGGAGGGCTGCACCGGCGCTCTTCACATCCTGGCCAGAGATGTGCACAACAGGCTCGTTATCCGAGGACTCAACACCATCCCTCTCTTTGTACAG CTCCTCTACTCCCCCATCGAGAACATCCAGCGTGTGGCGGCGGGCGTGCTGTGTGAGCTGGCCCAGGACAAGGAGGCGGCCGAGGCCATCGAGGCGGAGGGTGCCACCGCACCCCTCACCGAACTGCTGCACTCCAGGAACGAGGGAGTGG CTACGTACGCGGCAGCTGTGCTGTTCCGCATGTCCGAGGATAAACCCCAGGACTACAAGAAGCGCCTGTCTGTGGAGCTCACCAGCTCCCTGTTCAGAACGGAGCCGATGGCCTGGAATGAG ACTGGAGATATCGGTCTGGATATTGGTGCTCAGGGAGATCCTGTTGGATACAGACCTGATG ACCCAAGCTATCGCTCCTTCCACTCTGGCTATGGCCAGGACGGCCTCGGCATGGACGGGATGCTGGAGCACGAGCTGGCCGGCCACCACCCGGGGCCGGACTACCCCGTGGAGGGCCTCCCCGACCTGGGCCACTCCCAGGACCTGATGGACGGCCTGCCACCCACAGACTCTAATCAGCTGGCCTGGTTCGACACGGACCTCTAG